Proteins from a genomic interval of Bacillota bacterium:
- a CDS encoding ABC transporter permease, with protein LLFALVVALPIGVVSAVRQYSVLDRVSMAGAFLGISMPAFWLGLIAIIIFSLHLGWFPTSGRITYGLQPQTITGLFVLDALLTANLPGLRDALRHLVLPSVTLGAGVAAVVARVVRSSMLEVLRTDYVLLARAKGVAERAVIIRHALRNALIPTVTVVGLQVGTLLGGNMIVETIFGWPGLGRLVVDAIFARDYPLVQGSVMVYALTFVVVNLATDVLYTYLNPKITL; from the coding sequence CTGCTTTTTGCCCTGGTGGTGGCTCTGCCCATCGGGGTGGTCTCCGCCGTGCGTCAGTATTCCGTGCTGGACCGGGTGAGCATGGCGGGTGCTTTCCTGGGCATCTCCATGCCCGCCTTCTGGCTGGGGCTCATCGCCATCATCATCTTCTCCCTGCACCTGGGGTGGTTTCCCACCTCGGGCCGCATCACCTACGGCTTGCAGCCCCAGACCATCACGGGACTGTTCGTGCTGGATGCCCTGCTCACCGCCAACCTGCCTGGGCTCAGGGATGCACTGAGGCACCTGGTGCTGCCCTCGGTTACCCTGGGTGCGGGGGTGGCGGCGGTGGTGGCCCGGGTAGTGCGATCGAGCATGTTGGAGGTCCTGCGCACCGATTACGTGCTTTTGGCCCGGGCCAAGGGGGTGGCAGAACGGGCGGTGATCATACGTCACGCCCTGCGCAACGCCCTCATCCCCACGGTGACGGTCGTTGGGTTGCAGGTGGGAACCCTGCTGGGCGGCAACATGATCGTGGAGACCATATTCGGCTGGCCGGGTCTGGGCCGGCTGGTGGTGGATGCCATTTTCGCCCGGGACTATCCCCTGGTGCAGGGATCCGTGATGGTGTACGCCCTCACCTTCGTGGTGGTTAACCTGGCCACCGACGTGCTGTACACTTACCTCAACCCCAAGATCACCCTGTGA